A single window of Larimichthys crocea isolate SSNF chromosome XII, L_crocea_2.0, whole genome shotgun sequence DNA harbors:
- the unkl gene encoding putative E3 ubiquitin-protein ligase UNKL isoform X1 — translation MPSVSKTAANASPQTEKPTHYTYLKEFRTEQCPLFLQHKCTQHRPFTCFNWHFLNQRRRRPIRRRDGTFNYSPDVYCTKYDETTGICPDGDDCPYLHRTTGDTERKYHLRYYKTGTCIHETDARGHCVKNGLHCAFAHGPHDLRPPVYDIREIQAQEALQNGQLGSGEGIPDLQPGVLASQAMIEKTLTEDPRWQDTNFVLANYKTDQCTKPPRLCRQGYACPHYHNSRDRRRNPRKFKYRSTPCPNVKHGDEWGEPSKCDSGDSCQYCHSRTEQQFHPEIYKSTKCNDMRQTGYCPRGPFCAFAHVERIPSTEETVSSLLTVIQSSSQSQLGSQQYECPEWNSGGNSTNATSSNGQVGSVSCSNSSTVTPSSGSDSLLSPVGSISRPKSLTNSSLCSESTTSSVSSLTSNYPKAPGFEREDQIKNKGQMDQKLMDQEKQTQNNVFSAVNPLATSFTSSITSSLASSIGSESSSPTTLSTMNAKATPFYPGSNTVESVIDVFCFPSGSALDLNFSDINVASLDKELEEQDNSVGLANQRVLGGSAPVNIPGSLARSSSFNSSSSLSTSPLSSLSQSLSQSLLSGAVSQQNQPSNMLAKQEHGLLGTPTSSSQNSLGLNGGASNIWDFVSGSFSPSPSPVFSSLTSTASTADLARLFRELDEAKRKIKQWEEAWHQVKQACEACQKDAHEAKEQAKTAEAERQLVEQKWEETERKLKELQGDFDVLCRTPGTPLLRSYGELDQLPLSKLHSIQSQLRNDLDLIDGVIYQLQSKKCIVCQKHDRCIVLQPCQHYVLCENCAPSKTECPYCRTKILKW, via the exons ATGCCGTCGGTTTCGAAAACGGCGGCCAATGCGTCCCCTCAAACCGAGAAACCTACCCACTATAC atACTTGAAGGAGTTCAGGACAGAGCAGTGCCCGTTGTTCCTCCAGCACAAGTGTACGCAGCACAGACCCTTTACGTGCTTTAATTGGCATTTTCTCAACCAGCGGCGAAGACGACCCATAAGAAGAAGAGACGGGACTTTTAACTACAGCCCCGACGTGTACTGCACGAAATACGACGAGACCACAGGCATCTGTCCAGATGGAGACGA CTGTCCTTATTTACACCGGACCACTGGTGACACAGAGCGCAAGTATCATCTACGCTATTACAAGACTGGCACTTGTATCCATGAGACAGATGCTCGAGGGCATTGTGTGAAGAATGGCCTCCACTGTGCTTTTGCACACGGGCCACATGATCTCCGACCTCCAGTCTATGATATCAG AGAGATCCAAGCACAAGAGGCTCTTCAAAATGGACAGTTGGGATCTGGGGAAGGCATTCCTGATCTGCAGCCTGGTGTATTAGCCAGTCAAGCTATGATTGAGAAAACTCTCACAGAAGACCCCCGGTGGCAAG ATACCAACTTTGTTTTAGCCAACTATAAAACAGATCAGTGTACTAAGCCCCCAAGACTATGCAGACAGGGCTATGCCTGCCCCCATTACCACAACAGTAGAGATCGAAGACGAAATCCTAGAAAGTTCAAATATAG GTCAACTCCTTGCCCTAACGTGAAACATGGGGATGAATGGGGCGAGCCCTCAAAGTGTGACAGTGGAGACAGTTGCCAGTATTGTCACTCTCGCACTGAACAGCAGTTTCACCCAGAG ATCTACAAATCAACCAAATGCAATGATATGCGACAAACTGGATACTGTCCCAGGGGACCGTTTTGTGCATTTGCACATGTAGAAA GAATTCCCTCTACAGAAGAGACTGTGAGCTCCTTGCTAACAGTGATACAGTCGAGTTCACAGTCCCAGCTGGGCTCTCAGCAGTATGAGTGTCCAGAGTGGAACAGTGGAGGCAACTCCACCAACGCAACCAGTAGCAATGGACAAGTAGGAAGT GTTTCATGTTCTAATAGCTCAACTGTAACTCCAAGCTCAGGAAGCGACAGTTTGTTATCCCCAGTGGGATCCATCAGCAGGCCCAAATCCTTAACTAATAGTAGTTTATGTTCAGAGTCCACCACATCCAGTGTCTCATCTCTGACGTCTAACTATCCTAAAGCTCCGGGCTTTGAACGTGAGGATCAG aTTAAGAACAAAGGCCAAATGGATCAGAAATTGATGGAccaagaaaaacag acacAAAATAACGTGTTCTCTGCGGTGAACCCTTTGGCAACAAGCTTTACCTCCAGTATAACATCCAGCTTAGCCTCTAGTATTGGCTCAGAAAGTTCTTCACCCACCACCTTATCAACGATGAATGCAAAAGCCACTCCTTTCTATCCAGGGAGCAACACAGTGGAGTCTGTCATAG atgtcttttgttttccctcAGGATCTGCTCTGGACCTCAACTTTAGTGACATTAATGTTGCATCTCTTGATAAGGAGTTAGAGGAACAAGACAATAGTGTAGGACTGGCAA ATCAAAGGGTGCTAGGTGGATCTGCTCCAGTTAACATTCCCGGCTCCCTGGCACGATCATCTTCTTTTAATTCCTCATCATCACTTTCCACCTCCCCGCTGAGCtccctctctcagtctctgtcgcAGTCCCTGCTGTCTGGGGCAGTATCACAGCAAAATCAACCTTCGAACATGTTAGCCAAGCAAGAGCATGGCCTCCTGGGAACACCCACTTCCTCTTCCCAGAACTCTTTGG GCTTGAATGGAGGGGCTAGCAACATTTGGGACTTTGTAAGTGGCAGCTTTTCACCAAGTCCATCTCCAGTTTTCAGCAGCCTAACTTCCACAGCCAGCACTGCTGACCTGGCTCGCCTATTTAGAGAGCTGGATGAGGCTAAGAGGAAGATCAAACAATGGGAGGAGGCCTGGCATCAGGTCAAACAA GCCTGTGAAGCTTGCCAGAAAGATGCTCACGAAGCAAAGGAACAAGCAAAAACGGCAGAGGCAGAGCGCCAGCTGGTAGAACAGAAATGGGAGGAAACAGAGCGCAAGCTGAAAGAGCTCCAAGGGGACTTTGATGTGCTTTGTCGCACCCCTGGAACACCTCTTCTACGTAGCTACGGAGAGCTGGACCAGCTCCCCTTGTCAAAGCTTCACTCCATCCAGAGTCAGCTGCGTAATGACCTAGACCTTATAGATGGG GTAATATATCAGCTTCAGTCAAAGAAATGTATAGTTTGCCAAAAGCATGATCGTTGCATTGTTCTGCAGCCTTGCCAACATTATGTACTATGTGAGAACTGTGCACCTAGTAAAACAGAATGTCCCTACTGTAGAACAAAAATATTGAAGTGGTGA
- the unkl gene encoding putative E3 ubiquitin-protein ligase UNKL isoform X4 yields MPSVSKTAANASPQTEKPTHYTYLKEFRTEQCPLFLQHKCTQHRPFTCFNWHFLNQRRRRPIRRRDGTFNYSPDVYCTKYDETTGICPDGDDCPYLHRTTGDTERKYHLRYYKTGTCIHETDARGHCVKNGLHCAFAHGPHDLRPPVYDIREIQAQEALQNGQLGSGEGIPDLQPGVLASQAMIEKTLTEDPRWQDTNFVLANYKTDQCTKPPRLCRQGYACPHYHNSRDRRRNPRKFKYRSTPCPNVKHGDEWGEPSKCDSGDSCQYCHSRTEQQFHPEIYKSTKCNDMRQTGYCPRGPFCAFAHVERIPSTEETVSSLLTVIQSSSQSQLGSQQYECPEWNSGGNSTNATSSNGQVGSIKNKGQMDQKLMDQEKQTQNNVFSAVNPLATSFTSSITSSLASSIGSESSSPTTLSTMNAKATPFYPGSNTVESVIDVFCFPSGSALDLNFSDINVASLDKELEEQDNSVGLANQRVLGGSAPVNIPGSLARSSSFNSSSSLSTSPLSSLSQSLSQSLLSGAVSQQNQPSNMLAKQEHGLLGTPTSSSQNSLGLNGGASNIWDFVSGSFSPSPSPVFSSLTSTASTADLARLFRELDEAKRKIKQWEEAWHQVKQACEACQKDAHEAKEQAKTAEAERQLVEQKWEETERKLKELQGDFDVLCRTPGTPLLRSYGELDQLPLSKLHSIQSQLRNDLDLIDGVIYQLQSKKCIVCQKHDRCIVLQPCQHYVLCENCAPSKTECPYCRTKILKW; encoded by the exons ATGCCGTCGGTTTCGAAAACGGCGGCCAATGCGTCCCCTCAAACCGAGAAACCTACCCACTATAC atACTTGAAGGAGTTCAGGACAGAGCAGTGCCCGTTGTTCCTCCAGCACAAGTGTACGCAGCACAGACCCTTTACGTGCTTTAATTGGCATTTTCTCAACCAGCGGCGAAGACGACCCATAAGAAGAAGAGACGGGACTTTTAACTACAGCCCCGACGTGTACTGCACGAAATACGACGAGACCACAGGCATCTGTCCAGATGGAGACGA CTGTCCTTATTTACACCGGACCACTGGTGACACAGAGCGCAAGTATCATCTACGCTATTACAAGACTGGCACTTGTATCCATGAGACAGATGCTCGAGGGCATTGTGTGAAGAATGGCCTCCACTGTGCTTTTGCACACGGGCCACATGATCTCCGACCTCCAGTCTATGATATCAG AGAGATCCAAGCACAAGAGGCTCTTCAAAATGGACAGTTGGGATCTGGGGAAGGCATTCCTGATCTGCAGCCTGGTGTATTAGCCAGTCAAGCTATGATTGAGAAAACTCTCACAGAAGACCCCCGGTGGCAAG ATACCAACTTTGTTTTAGCCAACTATAAAACAGATCAGTGTACTAAGCCCCCAAGACTATGCAGACAGGGCTATGCCTGCCCCCATTACCACAACAGTAGAGATCGAAGACGAAATCCTAGAAAGTTCAAATATAG GTCAACTCCTTGCCCTAACGTGAAACATGGGGATGAATGGGGCGAGCCCTCAAAGTGTGACAGTGGAGACAGTTGCCAGTATTGTCACTCTCGCACTGAACAGCAGTTTCACCCAGAG ATCTACAAATCAACCAAATGCAATGATATGCGACAAACTGGATACTGTCCCAGGGGACCGTTTTGTGCATTTGCACATGTAGAAA GAATTCCCTCTACAGAAGAGACTGTGAGCTCCTTGCTAACAGTGATACAGTCGAGTTCACAGTCCCAGCTGGGCTCTCAGCAGTATGAGTGTCCAGAGTGGAACAGTGGAGGCAACTCCACCAACGCAACCAGTAGCAATGGACAAGTAGGAAGT aTTAAGAACAAAGGCCAAATGGATCAGAAATTGATGGAccaagaaaaacag acacAAAATAACGTGTTCTCTGCGGTGAACCCTTTGGCAACAAGCTTTACCTCCAGTATAACATCCAGCTTAGCCTCTAGTATTGGCTCAGAAAGTTCTTCACCCACCACCTTATCAACGATGAATGCAAAAGCCACTCCTTTCTATCCAGGGAGCAACACAGTGGAGTCTGTCATAG atgtcttttgttttccctcAGGATCTGCTCTGGACCTCAACTTTAGTGACATTAATGTTGCATCTCTTGATAAGGAGTTAGAGGAACAAGACAATAGTGTAGGACTGGCAA ATCAAAGGGTGCTAGGTGGATCTGCTCCAGTTAACATTCCCGGCTCCCTGGCACGATCATCTTCTTTTAATTCCTCATCATCACTTTCCACCTCCCCGCTGAGCtccctctctcagtctctgtcgcAGTCCCTGCTGTCTGGGGCAGTATCACAGCAAAATCAACCTTCGAACATGTTAGCCAAGCAAGAGCATGGCCTCCTGGGAACACCCACTTCCTCTTCCCAGAACTCTTTGG GCTTGAATGGAGGGGCTAGCAACATTTGGGACTTTGTAAGTGGCAGCTTTTCACCAAGTCCATCTCCAGTTTTCAGCAGCCTAACTTCCACAGCCAGCACTGCTGACCTGGCTCGCCTATTTAGAGAGCTGGATGAGGCTAAGAGGAAGATCAAACAATGGGAGGAGGCCTGGCATCAGGTCAAACAA GCCTGTGAAGCTTGCCAGAAAGATGCTCACGAAGCAAAGGAACAAGCAAAAACGGCAGAGGCAGAGCGCCAGCTGGTAGAACAGAAATGGGAGGAAACAGAGCGCAAGCTGAAAGAGCTCCAAGGGGACTTTGATGTGCTTTGTCGCACCCCTGGAACACCTCTTCTACGTAGCTACGGAGAGCTGGACCAGCTCCCCTTGTCAAAGCTTCACTCCATCCAGAGTCAGCTGCGTAATGACCTAGACCTTATAGATGGG GTAATATATCAGCTTCAGTCAAAGAAATGTATAGTTTGCCAAAAGCATGATCGTTGCATTGTTCTGCAGCCTTGCCAACATTATGTACTATGTGAGAACTGTGCACCTAGTAAAACAGAATGTCCCTACTGTAGAACAAAAATATTGAAGTGGTGA
- the unkl gene encoding putative E3 ubiquitin-protein ligase UNKL isoform X3 yields MPSVSKTAANASPQTEKPTHYTYLKEFRTEQCPLFLQHKCTQHRPFTCFNWHFLNQRRRRPIRRRDGTFNYSPDVYCTKYDETTGICPDGDDCPYLHRTTGDTERKYHLRYYKTGTCIHETDARGHCVKNGLHCAFAHGPHDLRPPVYDIREIQAQEALQNGQLGSGEGIPDLQPGVLASQAMIEKTLTEDPRWQDTNFVLANYKTDQCTKPPRLCRQGYACPHYHNSRDRRRNPRKFKYRSTPCPNVKHGDEWGEPSKCDSGDSCQYCHSRTEQQFHPEIYKSTKCNDMRQTGYCPRGPFCAFAHVERIPSTEETVSSLLTVIQSSSQSQLGSQQYECPEWNSGGNSTNATSSNGQVGSVSCSNSSTVTPSSGSDSLLSPVGSISRPKSLTNSSLCSESTTSSVSSLTSNYPKAPGFEREDQIKNKGQMDQKLMDQEKQTQNNVFSAVNPLATSFTSSITSSLASSIGSESSSPTTLSTMNAKATPFYPGSNTVESVIGSALDLNFSDINVASLDKELEEQDNSVGLANQRVLGGSAPVNIPGSLARSSSFNSSSSLSTSPLSSLSQSLSQSLLSGAVSQQNQPSNMLAKQEHGLLGTPTSSSQNSLGLNGGASNIWDFVSGSFSPSPSPVFSSLTSTASTADLARLFRELDEAKRKIKQWEEAWHQVKQACEACQKDAHEAKEQAKTAEAERQLVEQKWEETERKLKELQGDFDVLCRTPGTPLLRSYGELDQLPLSKLHSIQSQLRNDLDLIDGVIYQLQSKKCIVCQKHDRCIVLQPCQHYVLCENCAPSKTECPYCRTKILKW; encoded by the exons ATGCCGTCGGTTTCGAAAACGGCGGCCAATGCGTCCCCTCAAACCGAGAAACCTACCCACTATAC atACTTGAAGGAGTTCAGGACAGAGCAGTGCCCGTTGTTCCTCCAGCACAAGTGTACGCAGCACAGACCCTTTACGTGCTTTAATTGGCATTTTCTCAACCAGCGGCGAAGACGACCCATAAGAAGAAGAGACGGGACTTTTAACTACAGCCCCGACGTGTACTGCACGAAATACGACGAGACCACAGGCATCTGTCCAGATGGAGACGA CTGTCCTTATTTACACCGGACCACTGGTGACACAGAGCGCAAGTATCATCTACGCTATTACAAGACTGGCACTTGTATCCATGAGACAGATGCTCGAGGGCATTGTGTGAAGAATGGCCTCCACTGTGCTTTTGCACACGGGCCACATGATCTCCGACCTCCAGTCTATGATATCAG AGAGATCCAAGCACAAGAGGCTCTTCAAAATGGACAGTTGGGATCTGGGGAAGGCATTCCTGATCTGCAGCCTGGTGTATTAGCCAGTCAAGCTATGATTGAGAAAACTCTCACAGAAGACCCCCGGTGGCAAG ATACCAACTTTGTTTTAGCCAACTATAAAACAGATCAGTGTACTAAGCCCCCAAGACTATGCAGACAGGGCTATGCCTGCCCCCATTACCACAACAGTAGAGATCGAAGACGAAATCCTAGAAAGTTCAAATATAG GTCAACTCCTTGCCCTAACGTGAAACATGGGGATGAATGGGGCGAGCCCTCAAAGTGTGACAGTGGAGACAGTTGCCAGTATTGTCACTCTCGCACTGAACAGCAGTTTCACCCAGAG ATCTACAAATCAACCAAATGCAATGATATGCGACAAACTGGATACTGTCCCAGGGGACCGTTTTGTGCATTTGCACATGTAGAAA GAATTCCCTCTACAGAAGAGACTGTGAGCTCCTTGCTAACAGTGATACAGTCGAGTTCACAGTCCCAGCTGGGCTCTCAGCAGTATGAGTGTCCAGAGTGGAACAGTGGAGGCAACTCCACCAACGCAACCAGTAGCAATGGACAAGTAGGAAGT GTTTCATGTTCTAATAGCTCAACTGTAACTCCAAGCTCAGGAAGCGACAGTTTGTTATCCCCAGTGGGATCCATCAGCAGGCCCAAATCCTTAACTAATAGTAGTTTATGTTCAGAGTCCACCACATCCAGTGTCTCATCTCTGACGTCTAACTATCCTAAAGCTCCGGGCTTTGAACGTGAGGATCAG aTTAAGAACAAAGGCCAAATGGATCAGAAATTGATGGAccaagaaaaacag acacAAAATAACGTGTTCTCTGCGGTGAACCCTTTGGCAACAAGCTTTACCTCCAGTATAACATCCAGCTTAGCCTCTAGTATTGGCTCAGAAAGTTCTTCACCCACCACCTTATCAACGATGAATGCAAAAGCCACTCCTTTCTATCCAGGGAGCAACACAGTGGAGTCTGTCATAG GATCTGCTCTGGACCTCAACTTTAGTGACATTAATGTTGCATCTCTTGATAAGGAGTTAGAGGAACAAGACAATAGTGTAGGACTGGCAA ATCAAAGGGTGCTAGGTGGATCTGCTCCAGTTAACATTCCCGGCTCCCTGGCACGATCATCTTCTTTTAATTCCTCATCATCACTTTCCACCTCCCCGCTGAGCtccctctctcagtctctgtcgcAGTCCCTGCTGTCTGGGGCAGTATCACAGCAAAATCAACCTTCGAACATGTTAGCCAAGCAAGAGCATGGCCTCCTGGGAACACCCACTTCCTCTTCCCAGAACTCTTTGG GCTTGAATGGAGGGGCTAGCAACATTTGGGACTTTGTAAGTGGCAGCTTTTCACCAAGTCCATCTCCAGTTTTCAGCAGCCTAACTTCCACAGCCAGCACTGCTGACCTGGCTCGCCTATTTAGAGAGCTGGATGAGGCTAAGAGGAAGATCAAACAATGGGAGGAGGCCTGGCATCAGGTCAAACAA GCCTGTGAAGCTTGCCAGAAAGATGCTCACGAAGCAAAGGAACAAGCAAAAACGGCAGAGGCAGAGCGCCAGCTGGTAGAACAGAAATGGGAGGAAACAGAGCGCAAGCTGAAAGAGCTCCAAGGGGACTTTGATGTGCTTTGTCGCACCCCTGGAACACCTCTTCTACGTAGCTACGGAGAGCTGGACCAGCTCCCCTTGTCAAAGCTTCACTCCATCCAGAGTCAGCTGCGTAATGACCTAGACCTTATAGATGGG GTAATATATCAGCTTCAGTCAAAGAAATGTATAGTTTGCCAAAAGCATGATCGTTGCATTGTTCTGCAGCCTTGCCAACATTATGTACTATGTGAGAACTGTGCACCTAGTAAAACAGAATGTCCCTACTGTAGAACAAAAATATTGAAGTGGTGA
- the unkl gene encoding putative E3 ubiquitin-protein ligase UNKL isoform X6: protein MPSVSKTAANASPQTEKPTHYTYLKEFRTEQCPLFLQHKCTQHRPFTCFNWHFLNQRRRRPIRRRDGTFNYSPDVYCTKYDETTGICPDGDDCPYLHRTTGDTERKYHLRYYKTGTCIHETDARGHCVKNGLHCAFAHGPHDLRPPVYDIREIQAQEALQNGQLGSGEGIPDLQPGVLASQAMIEKTLTEDPRWQDTNFVLANYKTDQCTKPPRLCRQGYACPHYHNSRDRRRNPRKFKYRSTPCPNVKHGDEWGEPSKCDSGDSCQYCHSRTEQQFHPEIYKSTKCNDMRQTGYCPRGPFCAFAHVERIPSTEETVSSLLTVIQSSSQSQLGSQQYECPEWNSGGNSTNATSSNGQIKNKGQMDQKLMDQEKQTQNNVFSAVNPLATSFTSSITSSLASSIGSESSSPTTLSTMNAKATPFYPGSNTVESVIGSALDLNFSDINVASLDKELEEQDNSVGLANQRVLGGSAPVNIPGSLARSSSFNSSSSLSTSPLSSLSQSLSQSLLSGAVSQQNQPSNMLAKQEHGLLGTPTSSSQNSLGLNGGASNIWDFVSGSFSPSPSPVFSSLTSTASTADLARLFRELDEAKRKIKQWEEAWHQVKQACEACQKDAHEAKEQAKTAEAERQLVEQKWEETERKLKELQGDFDVLCRTPGTPLLRSYGELDQLPLSKLHSIQSQLRNDLDLIDGVIYQLQSKKCIVCQKHDRCIVLQPCQHYVLCENCAPSKTECPYCRTKILKW from the exons ATGCCGTCGGTTTCGAAAACGGCGGCCAATGCGTCCCCTCAAACCGAGAAACCTACCCACTATAC atACTTGAAGGAGTTCAGGACAGAGCAGTGCCCGTTGTTCCTCCAGCACAAGTGTACGCAGCACAGACCCTTTACGTGCTTTAATTGGCATTTTCTCAACCAGCGGCGAAGACGACCCATAAGAAGAAGAGACGGGACTTTTAACTACAGCCCCGACGTGTACTGCACGAAATACGACGAGACCACAGGCATCTGTCCAGATGGAGACGA CTGTCCTTATTTACACCGGACCACTGGTGACACAGAGCGCAAGTATCATCTACGCTATTACAAGACTGGCACTTGTATCCATGAGACAGATGCTCGAGGGCATTGTGTGAAGAATGGCCTCCACTGTGCTTTTGCACACGGGCCACATGATCTCCGACCTCCAGTCTATGATATCAG AGAGATCCAAGCACAAGAGGCTCTTCAAAATGGACAGTTGGGATCTGGGGAAGGCATTCCTGATCTGCAGCCTGGTGTATTAGCCAGTCAAGCTATGATTGAGAAAACTCTCACAGAAGACCCCCGGTGGCAAG ATACCAACTTTGTTTTAGCCAACTATAAAACAGATCAGTGTACTAAGCCCCCAAGACTATGCAGACAGGGCTATGCCTGCCCCCATTACCACAACAGTAGAGATCGAAGACGAAATCCTAGAAAGTTCAAATATAG GTCAACTCCTTGCCCTAACGTGAAACATGGGGATGAATGGGGCGAGCCCTCAAAGTGTGACAGTGGAGACAGTTGCCAGTATTGTCACTCTCGCACTGAACAGCAGTTTCACCCAGAG ATCTACAAATCAACCAAATGCAATGATATGCGACAAACTGGATACTGTCCCAGGGGACCGTTTTGTGCATTTGCACATGTAGAAA GAATTCCCTCTACAGAAGAGACTGTGAGCTCCTTGCTAACAGTGATACAGTCGAGTTCACAGTCCCAGCTGGGCTCTCAGCAGTATGAGTGTCCAGAGTGGAACAGTGGAGGCAACTCCACCAACGCAACCAGTAGCAATGGACAA aTTAAGAACAAAGGCCAAATGGATCAGAAATTGATGGAccaagaaaaacag acacAAAATAACGTGTTCTCTGCGGTGAACCCTTTGGCAACAAGCTTTACCTCCAGTATAACATCCAGCTTAGCCTCTAGTATTGGCTCAGAAAGTTCTTCACCCACCACCTTATCAACGATGAATGCAAAAGCCACTCCTTTCTATCCAGGGAGCAACACAGTGGAGTCTGTCATAG GATCTGCTCTGGACCTCAACTTTAGTGACATTAATGTTGCATCTCTTGATAAGGAGTTAGAGGAACAAGACAATAGTGTAGGACTGGCAA ATCAAAGGGTGCTAGGTGGATCTGCTCCAGTTAACATTCCCGGCTCCCTGGCACGATCATCTTCTTTTAATTCCTCATCATCACTTTCCACCTCCCCGCTGAGCtccctctctcagtctctgtcgcAGTCCCTGCTGTCTGGGGCAGTATCACAGCAAAATCAACCTTCGAACATGTTAGCCAAGCAAGAGCATGGCCTCCTGGGAACACCCACTTCCTCTTCCCAGAACTCTTTGG GCTTGAATGGAGGGGCTAGCAACATTTGGGACTTTGTAAGTGGCAGCTTTTCACCAAGTCCATCTCCAGTTTTCAGCAGCCTAACTTCCACAGCCAGCACTGCTGACCTGGCTCGCCTATTTAGAGAGCTGGATGAGGCTAAGAGGAAGATCAAACAATGGGAGGAGGCCTGGCATCAGGTCAAACAA GCCTGTGAAGCTTGCCAGAAAGATGCTCACGAAGCAAAGGAACAAGCAAAAACGGCAGAGGCAGAGCGCCAGCTGGTAGAACAGAAATGGGAGGAAACAGAGCGCAAGCTGAAAGAGCTCCAAGGGGACTTTGATGTGCTTTGTCGCACCCCTGGAACACCTCTTCTACGTAGCTACGGAGAGCTGGACCAGCTCCCCTTGTCAAAGCTTCACTCCATCCAGAGTCAGCTGCGTAATGACCTAGACCTTATAGATGGG GTAATATATCAGCTTCAGTCAAAGAAATGTATAGTTTGCCAAAAGCATGATCGTTGCATTGTTCTGCAGCCTTGCCAACATTATGTACTATGTGAGAACTGTGCACCTAGTAAAACAGAATGTCCCTACTGTAGAACAAAAATATTGAAGTGGTGA